A window of Desulfocurvibacter africanus subsp. africanus DSM 2603 contains these coding sequences:
- a CDS encoding YggS family pyridoxal phosphate-dependent enzyme, producing MAPPVSAERSLELRRNLEAVLAGVNEAAVACGRTSDEVTLVAVSKFHPAQDVRALAGFGQMDFGESYVQEALAKREELQDLDLRWHFIGRLQTNKARHVAGSFSLVHSVDSLKLAQTLHKRAQALQTVQEVLLQVNLAGEGQKAGAAADEARRLAQEVRGLDSLALRGLMLLPPMVDEPEQARPWFAALRELRDSLERELGVRLPHLSMGMTGDFRQAIAEGATIVRIGARIFGERAY from the coding sequence ATGGCTCCACCAGTGTCTGCCGAACGATCCCTGGAGCTGCGCCGCAACCTGGAGGCTGTGCTCGCAGGGGTGAACGAGGCCGCCGTGGCCTGCGGGCGCACGTCCGACGAGGTGACCTTGGTGGCCGTGTCAAAGTTCCACCCGGCGCAGGACGTGCGCGCCCTGGCCGGCTTCGGGCAAATGGACTTCGGGGAAAGCTATGTCCAGGAGGCCCTGGCCAAGCGCGAGGAATTGCAGGACCTGGACCTGCGCTGGCATTTCATCGGCAGGCTGCAGACCAATAAGGCGCGCCATGTGGCCGGAAGCTTCAGCCTGGTGCACTCCGTGGACTCCCTGAAGTTGGCCCAGACGTTGCATAAAAGGGCGCAAGCATTGCAGACCGTGCAGGAGGTGCTCCTGCAGGTCAACCTGGCTGGCGAAGGGCAGAAGGCCGGAGCCGCTGCCGACGAAGCTCGCCGTTTGGCCCAGGAAGTGCGGGGGCTTGATTCGCTCGCCTTGCGCGGGCTCATGCTCCTGCCGCCCATGGTCGACGAGCCCGAGCAGGCGCGTCCCTGGTTTGCCGCATTGCGTGAGCTGCGCGACAGCCTGGAGCGTGAGCTTGGCGTACGGCTGCCCCACCTGTCCATGGGCATGACCGGCGATTTCCGCCAGGCCATAGCCGAGGGAGCGACCATTGTGCGCATCGGCGCGCGCATTTTCGGTGAAAGGGCTTACTGA
- the fliN gene encoding flagellar motor switch protein FliN, whose amino-acid sequence MTPDQFDQDKLAEEWASALGDSDEGSEGAGGGQDFAPADDKDSGGLASEWAQALADEEEKNIKAEKRQEFLSSKSQVAEFKDLTHEAKSPRPEQTKRDLDFILDIPLEVSAELGRTKLLINELLQLGQGSVVELNKLAGEPLEIYVNGKLVARGEAVVINEKFGIRLTDIISPIERVKQLG is encoded by the coding sequence ATGACTCCGGATCAGTTCGATCAGGACAAGCTGGCGGAAGAGTGGGCCTCGGCTCTCGGCGATTCGGATGAGGGCTCCGAGGGAGCAGGCGGCGGGCAGGATTTCGCGCCTGCCGACGACAAGGATTCCGGTGGCTTGGCCTCGGAATGGGCTCAGGCCCTGGCGGATGAAGAGGAAAAGAATATCAAGGCCGAAAAGCGTCAGGAATTCCTTTCCTCCAAGAGCCAAGTGGCCGAGTTCAAGGATTTGACGCATGAAGCCAAATCTCCCAGGCCTGAACAGACCAAGCGCGACCTGGATTTCATCCTGGACATCCCGCTGGAAGTTTCGGCGGAGCTGGGCCGCACCAAGTTGCTCATCAACGAACTCCTGCAGCTCGGCCAAGGCTCGGTCGTGGAGCTGAACAAGCTGGCCGGCGAGCCGCTGGAGATCTACGTCAACGGCAAGCTCGTGGCCAGAGGCGAGGCCGTGGTCATCAACGAGAAGTTCGGCATCCGCCTGACCGACATCATAAGCCCCATCGAGCGAGTGAAGCAGCTTGGATAA
- the fliQ gene encoding flagellar biosynthesis protein FliQ, whose amino-acid sequence MTPEFVIGFARQAIELTLTISLPLLGIGMIVGIFVSVLQAATQIQEMTLTFVPKIIAIFIALLLFFPWIMDKMITYTRDLLINFPSYLN is encoded by the coding sequence ATGACCCCGGAATTCGTCATCGGCTTCGCCCGGCAGGCCATTGAGCTGACCTTGACCATCTCCCTGCCGCTCCTGGGCATCGGCATGATCGTGGGCATCTTCGTCAGTGTCTTGCAGGCCGCGACGCAGATCCAGGAAATGACCCTGACTTTCGTGCCCAAGATCATTGCGATATTCATCGCCCTGCTGCTGTTCTTTCCATGGATCATGGACAAAATGATCACTTATACGCGCGACCTGCTCATCAATTTCCCTTCCTATCTGAATTGA
- the aroE gene encoding shikimate dehydrogenase: protein MSELQARGDGGAAQMNPNEDGFMMPGGERMDLPIIPQMLCGIIGNPLGHSLSPVLHNWAFREVGVAGTYMAWPMPPESLDDFMAAVLTLPIWGVSVTIPHKTGIMKFCEELSGRCRAAGAVNTLHWKKGLLCGENTDVQGFLAPLAEIGIKPASALILGAGGAARAVIAGLREWGVRAIHVANRTPEAARTLCNHMRCQGVAWEERTNVQAELLVNATPLGMLGERQDATPWPAEHFKRGQIVYDLIYNPINTRFLVEARQAGCAVIPGLEMFLHQAAAQFRLWTDEELPLDGARRLLKQFLGLT, encoded by the coding sequence TTGTCCGAGCTACAAGCCCGCGGTGATGGCGGAGCCGCCCAGATGAATCCGAACGAAGACGGCTTCATGATGCCAGGCGGAGAACGCATGGACTTGCCTATCATTCCCCAGATGCTCTGTGGCATCATCGGCAACCCCTTGGGGCATAGCCTGAGCCCCGTGCTGCACAACTGGGCCTTCCGCGAGGTAGGCGTGGCCGGAACCTACATGGCTTGGCCCATGCCACCGGAGAGTTTGGACGACTTCATGGCCGCGGTCCTGACCCTGCCCATCTGGGGCGTGAGCGTGACCATTCCGCACAAGACCGGGATCATGAAGTTCTGTGAGGAGCTGTCCGGCCGCTGCAGGGCCGCTGGCGCGGTAAACACGCTGCACTGGAAAAAAGGGCTCTTGTGCGGCGAAAACACGGATGTGCAGGGTTTCCTGGCTCCGCTCGCCGAGATCGGCATCAAGCCCGCCTCGGCCCTGATCCTAGGCGCGGGCGGCGCGGCCAGGGCCGTCATCGCCGGTCTGCGCGAATGGGGCGTGCGCGCCATTCATGTCGCCAACCGGACGCCCGAAGCCGCGCGAACCCTGTGCAACCATATGCGTTGCCAAGGCGTGGCCTGGGAGGAGCGCACGAATGTCCAGGCCGAACTGCTGGTCAACGCCACCCCGCTCGGGATGCTGGGCGAGCGGCAGGACGCGACGCCATGGCCGGCGGAACACTTCAAGCGTGGGCAGATCGTCTACGATCTGATCTACAACCCGATCAATACCCGCTTCCTGGTCGAGGCCCGTCAGGCCGGCTGCGCGGTCATACCAGGCCTGGAGATGTTCCTGCACCAAGCCGCGGCGCAATTCCGGCTGTGGACGGATGAAGAGCTGCCCCTGGATGGAGCAAGACGCCTGCTCAAGCAGTTCCTGGGGCTGACTTAG
- a CDS encoding OmpA/MotB family protein, with the protein MSRRKKSKEEPGIPAWMLTFSDLMTLLLTFFVLLVSMAVIDEQRKLVVLGSIVGTFGASPETENYLARHDERKTREIGPMNDIKDLELLKPLLYEDARDDIRFAENKLIQIMSISSDILFEPGQTKLSERGRDLVGRMAPVLRELPQPFLLAGHTSTLRDELKTEYLDYKPKDGEPNPGWRISLGRAMAMYRELLVHGVPAERMRVEAFADYRPRFGNETAAERRMNRRVDIVLDKRGAPDSGKIRQTQPAEQPKNYMDYQGFRFGYDRQSEPAGTVRPEQE; encoded by the coding sequence GTGAGCAGGCGGAAAAAAAGCAAGGAGGAGCCCGGCATTCCGGCTTGGATGCTGACGTTCTCCGATCTGATGACCCTGCTGCTCACGTTTTTCGTGCTCCTGGTGTCCATGGCCGTCATCGACGAGCAGCGCAAGCTGGTCGTGCTGGGTTCCATCGTCGGCACCTTCGGCGCAAGCCCGGAGACCGAGAACTACTTGGCCCGACATGACGAGCGCAAAACGCGCGAGATCGGGCCCATGAACGATATCAAGGATCTGGAGCTGCTCAAGCCCCTCTTGTACGAGGATGCCCGTGACGACATCCGTTTCGCCGAGAACAAGCTCATCCAGATCATGTCCATAAGCTCCGACATACTCTTCGAACCAGGCCAGACCAAGCTTTCGGAGCGCGGACGCGATCTGGTCGGCCGCATGGCGCCCGTGCTGCGCGAGCTTCCCCAGCCGTTTTTGCTGGCCGGGCATACGTCCACCCTGCGCGACGAGTTGAAAACCGAATACCTCGATTACAAGCCCAAGGACGGCGAGCCAAATCCGGGCTGGCGCATATCCCTGGGACGCGCCATGGCCATGTATCGCGAGCTTCTTGTTCACGGCGTCCCGGCCGAGCGCATGCGCGTGGAGGCTTTCGCGGACTATCGCCCGCGCTTCGGCAATGAGACGGCGGCGGAGCGGCGCATGAACAGGCGCGTGGACATCGTGCTCGATAAACGGGGTGCGCCGGACAGCGGCAAGATCCGCCAGACTCAGCCCGCCGAACAGCCCAAGAACTACATGGACTACCAAGGCTTCAGATTCGGCTACGACAGGCAGTCTGAACCGGCTGGAACGGTTCGTCCGGAGCAGGAGTAG
- the fliP gene encoding flagellar type III secretion system pore protein FliP (The bacterial flagellar biogenesis protein FliP forms a type III secretion system (T3SS)-type pore required for flagellar assembly.) produces MTLNVLTSRIPWFGKPAGALLILSFALLLAPGLALAQDIPHFSMSISGGQPEPEQVSLLLEIIFLLTVLSLAPAIIMTMTSFTRIIIVFHFLRQALGTQQMPPSQILISLAIFMTFVIMMPTAMAINNTALQPYMEERIGFKEALDNAQKPLREFMFKHTREKDLSVFYSIAKIERPDNREQVPTMLLTAAFVISELKTGFIIGFLIYIPFLILDMVVASILLAMGMMMLPPVMISLPFKVLLFVMVDGWNLLTASLVNSFAK; encoded by the coding sequence ATGACCCTGAACGTGCTGACTTCCAGGATACCCTGGTTCGGGAAACCGGCCGGGGCGCTCCTCATACTTAGCTTCGCGCTGCTCCTGGCGCCGGGCCTGGCCTTGGCCCAGGACATCCCCCACTTCTCGATGAGCATCTCGGGCGGCCAGCCCGAGCCCGAGCAGGTATCGCTGCTGCTCGAGATCATCTTCCTGCTGACGGTCCTGTCGCTGGCGCCGGCTATCATAATGACGATGACATCCTTCACGCGGATCATCATCGTCTTCCATTTCCTGCGCCAAGCCCTTGGCACTCAGCAGATGCCGCCAAGCCAGATCCTCATCAGCCTGGCCATTTTCATGACCTTCGTGATCATGATGCCCACGGCCATGGCGATCAACAACACGGCCCTGCAGCCGTACATGGAAGAGCGCATCGGCTTCAAGGAGGCCTTGGATAACGCCCAGAAGCCCCTGCGTGAGTTCATGTTTAAGCATACGCGCGAGAAGGATCTCTCGGTGTTCTATTCCATCGCCAAGATAGAGCGCCCTGATAACCGCGAGCAGGTGCCCACCATGCTCCTGACGGCGGCCTTCGTCATCAGCGAGCTGAAAACCGGCTTCATCATCGGCTTCCTGATCTATATACCATTCCTCATCCTGGACATGGTCGTGGCCTCCATCCTGCTGGCCATGGGCATGATGATGCTGCCTCCGGTAATGATTTCCCTGCCGTTCAAGGTGCTTCTGTTCGTTATGGTCGATGGCTGGAATCTGCTCACGGCCTCGTTAGTGAACAGTTTCGCCAAATGA
- the fliO gene encoding flagellar biosynthetic protein FliO yields MPQGSYLPELLQVAGSLLLLLGVLFLALYLLKRFGPKAGLGVFGRGDLKLEGQLALGPRRSVVVVRYLNKHLVLGVTETSINLLTEMESGHDPERADFQDTLVRETGRGAPHT; encoded by the coding sequence ATGCCCCAAGGCAGTTACCTTCCGGAACTGCTCCAGGTGGCTGGATCTCTGCTCCTGCTGCTTGGAGTCCTCTTCCTGGCGCTTTACCTGCTCAAGCGCTTCGGACCTAAGGCCGGATTGGGCGTCTTTGGCCGCGGTGACCTCAAGCTGGAAGGGCAATTGGCCCTGGGTCCGCGCCGCAGCGTTGTCGTGGTCCGCTATTTGAATAAGCATCTGGTGCTCGGAGTAACTGAAACGAGCATCAATTTGCTCACGGAGATGGAATCAGGCCATGACCCTGAACGTGCTGACTTCCAGGATACCCTGGTTCGGGAAACCGGCCGGGGCGCTCCTCATACTTAG
- a CDS encoding flagellar motor protein — protein MDLATIIGLVLAFGLVVAGIMMNSTLLIYIDIPSAVIVLGGTIGAALVNYPIGHMMSVLKVCRKTLFASMDDPKDIISRFMDYANRARREGILSLEPILKEIDDEYLKKGLQLTVDGLEPQTIQEIMETEIHYLESRHETGAEILGAMGNYAPALGMIGTVIGLVAMLSTMSDPSTIGPAMAVALITTFYGALLANLVFNPMAGKLKLRSRQEVLLREMVLEGILAISKGENPRIIEEKLNSYLAPSERKIRD, from the coding sequence ATGGATCTCGCGACAATTATCGGCCTTGTCCTTGCCTTCGGCCTGGTGGTAGCCGGCATCATGATGAACAGCACGCTGCTCATCTACATCGACATTCCATCGGCCGTAATCGTTCTCGGCGGCACCATCGGCGCTGCGCTGGTCAACTATCCCATCGGGCACATGATGAGCGTGCTCAAGGTCTGCCGCAAGACCTTGTTCGCCAGCATGGACGATCCCAAGGATATCATCAGCCGTTTCATGGACTATGCCAACCGCGCCCGCCGCGAAGGCATCCTGTCCCTAGAGCCGATCCTCAAAGAAATCGACGACGAGTACCTTAAAAAAGGTCTTCAGCTCACTGTCGACGGCCTGGAGCCCCAGACCATCCAGGAGATCATGGAGACCGAGATTCATTATCTGGAGTCCCGGCACGAAACTGGCGCCGAGATTCTGGGCGCCATGGGCAACTACGCCCCGGCCTTGGGCATGATCGGCACGGTCATCGGCCTGGTGGCCATGCTGTCGACCATGAGCGACCCCTCGACCATCGGCCCGGCCATGGCCGTGGCACTCATCACGACCTTCTACGGCGCCCTGCTGGCCAACCTTGTCTTCAACCCCATGGCGGGCAAGCTCAAGCTGCGCAGCAGGCAGGAAGTGCTGCTGCGGGAAATGGTCCTGGAGGGCATCCTGGCCATCTCCAAGGGCGAGAACCCGCGCATCATCGAAGAGAAGCTCAACAGCTATCTTGCGCCCAGCGAACGCAAGATCCGCGATTAG
- the fliM gene encoding flagellar motor switch protein FliM: MSKILSQDEVDALLRGLSGGEVEADEETFQEDDGAVTFDLSNQDRIIRGRMPVMEIINDRFARLATNALANAMRKRVDVNPISIDMSKFGDFMRSLPVPTSINIFKMEPLRGNALCVVDSRLVFALVENFFGGSGTQPKVEGRDFTHIEQAIIGKVVDLALTNMEEAWAPVHEVHIELIRAEINPQFAAIVPPSEVVVVVTYEVELENAIGSFIVCLPYATIEPIRAKLYASFQSERLEVDHAWISRFKERLMETPVEMVVRMGKTSITGRQLLNMDIGDILLLDTDVDDLLVAEVDGVRKFHGIPGRVKGNRAFQVLKEEEVRF; encoded by the coding sequence ATGAGTAAGATACTTAGTCAAGACGAAGTCGATGCCCTGCTCCGGGGCCTCTCCGGCGGAGAGGTCGAAGCCGACGAGGAAACCTTTCAGGAGGACGACGGGGCCGTAACCTTCGACCTCTCGAACCAGGATCGCATCATCCGCGGCCGCATGCCGGTCATGGAGATCATAAACGACCGTTTCGCGCGTCTGGCCACCAACGCGCTGGCCAACGCCATGCGCAAGCGCGTGGACGTGAACCCCATCTCCATCGACATGTCCAAGTTCGGCGATTTCATGCGTTCGCTGCCGGTGCCCACCAGCATCAACATATTCAAGATGGAGCCGCTACGCGGCAACGCCCTGTGCGTGGTGGACTCGCGCCTGGTTTTCGCCCTGGTGGAGAACTTCTTCGGCGGTTCCGGCACCCAGCCCAAGGTCGAAGGCCGTGATTTCACGCATATCGAGCAGGCCATCATCGGCAAGGTGGTGGACCTAGCCCTGACCAACATGGAAGAGGCCTGGGCGCCGGTTCACGAGGTGCACATCGAGCTCATCCGCGCGGAGATAAATCCGCAGTTCGCCGCCATCGTGCCGCCCAGCGAAGTGGTCGTGGTGGTCACCTACGAGGTGGAGCTGGAGAACGCCATCGGCTCGTTCATCGTATGCTTGCCCTACGCCACCATCGAGCCCATCCGCGCCAAGCTGTACGCATCCTTCCAGTCGGAACGGCTTGAGGTGGACCACGCCTGGATCTCCCGCTTCAAGGAGCGCCTCATGGAGACCCCGGTCGAGATGGTCGTGCGCATGGGCAAGACGAGCATCACCGGACGTCAGCTTCTGAACATGGATATCGGCGATATCCTGCTCCTGGATACGGATGTGGACGATCTGCTGGTTGCCGAAGTGGACGGCGTGCGCAAGTTCCACGGCATTCCCGGCCGGGTCAAGGGCAACCGGGCCTTCCAGGTGCTCAAGGAAGAAGAAGTCAGATTCTAA
- a CDS encoding flagellar basal body-associated FliL family protein encodes MADEALDTQATNKKSGATKWIILVVLLIVLGVGGWFAWDMFLKEKLMGGDPQAAAGEQAPPEGQPIGTPIATGNEQLVSLPTFIVNLADPLGRRYLKITLDVEVINDKAARDLTAKEARIRDAVILLLSSKSYQDLSTMESKILLKKEVAERLNQALGGPQVLRVYITEMVVQ; translated from the coding sequence GTGGCAGACGAAGCCCTCGATACACAGGCAACTAACAAGAAGTCCGGCGCGACCAAATGGATCATCCTAGTGGTCCTGCTCATCGTCCTGGGAGTGGGCGGCTGGTTCGCTTGGGACATGTTCCTCAAGGAAAAGCTCATGGGCGGCGATCCCCAGGCGGCCGCGGGCGAGCAGGCCCCGCCCGAGGGCCAGCCCATCGGCACGCCCATAGCGACCGGAAACGAGCAGCTGGTCTCCCTGCCGACGTTCATCGTCAACCTGGCCGACCCCCTGGGCCGCAGGTATCTGAAGATCACCTTGGACGTGGAAGTGATCAACGACAAGGCGGCCAGGGATTTGACGGCCAAGGAAGCCAGGATACGCGACGCCGTCATCCTGCTCCTGTCCAGCAAGAGTTACCAGGACCTGTCCACCATGGAGAGCAAGATCCTGCTCAAGAAAGAGGTGGCCGAACGGCTCAACCAGGCTCTGGGCGGTCCGCAGGTTCTACGGGTCTACATCACGGAGATGGTCGTCCAGTAA
- a CDS encoding OmpA/MotB family protein → MPPRARQRKSGLPPASWMLTFSDLMTLLLTFFVLLLSMSTMDRSYLTRVTIFTSDVSLMTVRAAGRIPTKMQVVIELLENPREAMRKQQRIKDLLFPDDIMPSQVDRALLEENLQILARDEGVALVLSDKLLFAMGEAKLKDSALPILERIAYVLAFMTAPVNVAGHSDMVGGRSDGNYAISANRAMEVLQFLQEYGLDNRRLSVSAFGPDQPLLEGNGPAVWNKNRRVEILVKTTPNIGGYS, encoded by the coding sequence ATGCCGCCACGCGCGCGCCAACGCAAGTCGGGGCTCCCTCCAGCGTCCTGGATGCTGACCTTCTCCGACCTCATGACGCTTCTGCTGACATTTTTCGTGCTGCTGCTCAGCATGTCCACCATGGACAGGAGCTATTTGACGCGAGTGACGATTTTCACCTCGGACGTGAGCCTCATGACGGTGCGGGCCGCGGGGCGCATCCCGACCAAGATGCAGGTCGTCATCGAACTGCTGGAGAACCCGCGCGAGGCCATGCGCAAGCAGCAGCGCATAAAGGACCTGCTCTTTCCCGACGACATCATGCCTTCGCAGGTAGACCGTGCGCTGTTGGAAGAGAATTTGCAGATACTCGCCAGGGACGAGGGCGTGGCCCTTGTGCTTTCCGACAAGCTTCTGTTCGCCATGGGCGAGGCCAAGCTCAAGGATTCGGCGTTGCCCATCCTGGAGCGCATAGCCTACGTGCTCGCCTTCATGACCGCCCCGGTGAACGTCGCCGGTCACTCGGACATGGTGGGCGGGCGCAGCGACGGAAACTACGCCATTTCGGCCAACAGGGCCATGGAAGTGCTCCAGTTCCTCCAAGAGTACGGGCTGGACAACCGCAGGCTGTCGGTTTCGGCCTTCGGCCCGGATCAGCCCCTGCTGGAGGGGAATGGGCCGGCGGTGTGGAACAAGAACAGGCGGGTTGAGATCCTGGTCAAGACCACGCCCAACATTGGCGGCTATTCGTAA
- the rlmB gene encoding 23S rRNA (guanosine(2251)-2'-O)-methyltransferase RlmB, which translates to MDNEHQSSESLRLVAGRKPVLELLSTAPERVEGVMLQKGAKGGPIEQILDLCRQRGVRFRFVERHELDRQFPGNHQGVLADIFEAGYTELHELLQTARQSPLPLLVALDQVLDPGNVGALVRTVYALGGAGLLVPKHHAARLGTGALKASAGALLRLPIARVTNLARALEECAEAGYTIYGTQGEAGENLFFLEPRLPAVVVLGGEEKGMRPGVAKRCDFTLRIPLQHGFDSLNVAQAGALITGHFARAKALRDAAGQAGKT; encoded by the coding sequence ATGGACAACGAGCATCAATCAAGTGAATCCCTGCGTCTGGTGGCTGGGCGCAAACCTGTGCTGGAGCTTCTATCCACTGCGCCCGAGCGCGTGGAGGGGGTCATGCTGCAAAAAGGAGCAAAAGGCGGCCCCATTGAGCAGATTCTCGACCTCTGCCGCCAACGCGGCGTGCGCTTCCGCTTTGTAGAGCGGCATGAGCTGGACCGTCAGTTTCCAGGCAACCACCAAGGTGTCCTCGCGGACATCTTCGAGGCCGGATACACGGAACTGCATGAACTCTTGCAAACAGCTCGCCAATCCCCGCTTCCTCTGCTCGTGGCGCTGGACCAAGTGCTCGATCCGGGCAACGTCGGGGCCCTGGTGCGCACCGTGTACGCCCTTGGCGGGGCCGGGCTGCTGGTGCCCAAGCATCACGCCGCACGCCTGGGAACCGGGGCGCTCAAGGCTTCGGCCGGCGCTCTTTTGCGCCTGCCCATCGCCAGGGTTACGAATTTGGCGCGCGCGCTGGAGGAATGTGCGGAGGCGGGCTACACGATCTACGGAACCCAAGGCGAGGCGGGCGAGAATCTATTCTTCCTGGAACCTCGGCTTCCGGCTGTCGTGGTTCTGGGGGGAGAGGAAAAAGGCATGCGGCCGGGAGTAGCCAAGCGCTGCGACTTCACGTTGCGCATTCCCCTGCAGCATGGCTTCGATTCGCTCAACGTAGCCCAGGCCGGAGCCCTGATCACTGGACACTTCGCCCGCGCCAAGGCCCTGCGCGACGCAGCCGGCCAAGCCGGCAAAACCTAG
- a CDS encoding lytic transglycosylase domain-containing protein — MRIASAVMISLVLLATACATRETGPTTSSSGAQLPPSPFLEANQCSLDEEQKLAGEPEVQDLDPELSAEPSDLSGELTAEEREALKNEPEIQFQLTVTENEAFAKYFHFFTAKDKDGNPGKGRKAFELWLERSQQFLPYVRQVFRERGLPEDLVFLPFAESGYNAWAYSRAGAAGMWQFMPFTGRKFGLTVDWWSDERRDPYKATHAAADYLTVLHNMFGDWYLALAAYNAGEGRISRALRKSGTDNFFDLAKDRRLLALETRDYVPKFLAIIKIVKNLESLGFKPLNWNEAPQLETVEVQGGTDLLAMSTSCDIDWKQFQTLNPAFRRHVSNPEQKCTVYLPAEKLTAVNDYLSKPNARPYAGWLSYRVRSGDSWWALSRRFDTPIAVLKKLNNMSSNTLRPGAHLMIPGKGGAKYAAKYSAPAPARAKTQAIAQKRANYVVQTGDTLWDIAQHHNVSLNTLRKANGLSSGRNLSVGQRLYIPDTGGVKQRIEDQSDGNRLVTHKVRRGDTLWDIARRYNVTPQRLMTWNNLNKRSVIRPGDKLKVYVE, encoded by the coding sequence ATGAGGATCGCATCCGCGGTAATGATCAGTCTTGTCCTTCTTGCAACGGCTTGCGCCACGCGCGAGACAGGACCAACCACCTCGTCCTCCGGGGCGCAACTCCCGCCAAGCCCGTTTCTGGAAGCCAATCAGTGTTCCCTGGATGAGGAGCAGAAACTTGCCGGCGAGCCGGAAGTCCAGGATCTGGATCCCGAGCTGAGCGCCGAGCCCTCCGATCTGTCCGGGGAACTCACTGCCGAGGAACGCGAAGCGCTTAAGAACGAGCCGGAAATCCAATTCCAGCTTACGGTCACAGAGAACGAAGCTTTTGCCAAGTATTTCCACTTCTTCACCGCCAAAGACAAGGACGGGAATCCCGGCAAGGGGCGAAAAGCCTTCGAACTCTGGCTGGAGCGGTCGCAGCAGTTCCTGCCCTACGTTCGGCAGGTCTTCCGCGAGCGCGGCTTGCCCGAGGACCTCGTGTTCCTGCCCTTTGCCGAGAGCGGCTACAACGCCTGGGCCTATTCCCGCGCCGGCGCGGCGGGCATGTGGCAGTTCATGCCTTTCACGGGCCGCAAATTCGGCCTGACCGTGGACTGGTGGAGCGACGAACGCCGCGATCCATACAAGGCCACGCATGCCGCGGCGGACTACCTGACCGTGCTGCATAACATGTTCGGTGATTGGTACCTGGCCCTTGCCGCGTACAACGCGGGCGAAGGCAGGATTTCACGAGCCCTGCGCAAGAGCGGCACCGACAACTTCTTCGATCTGGCCAAGGACAGGCGCCTGCTGGCCCTGGAAACCCGCGACTACGTGCCCAAGTTCCTGGCCATCATCAAGATCGTCAAGAACCTCGAGAGCCTGGGCTTCAAGCCCCTGAATTGGAACGAGGCGCCCCAGTTGGAAACCGTGGAAGTCCAGGGCGGCACGGATTTGCTGGCCATGTCCACATCCTGCGATATCGACTGGAAGCAGTTCCAGACGCTTAATCCCGCCTTCCGCCGGCATGTGAGCAACCCCGAGCAGAAGTGCACGGTCTATCTCCCGGCCGAAAAGCTTACGGCGGTCAACGACTACCTGTCCAAGCCAAACGCCAGGCCATACGCCGGCTGGTTAAGCTACCGGGTACGCAGTGGTGATTCCTGGTGGGCCCTTTCCCGACGCTTCGACACGCCTATCGCCGTGCTCAAGAAGCTCAACAACATGTCCAGCAACACGCTGCGTCCCGGCGCGCACCTCATGATCCCCGGCAAGGGCGGAGCCAAATACGCCGCCAAATACTCCGCGCCAGCTCCCGCGCGCGCCAAGACGCAAGCCATAGCCCAGAAGCGTGCCAACTACGTTGTCCAGACCGGCGATACGTTGTGGGATATCGCACAACACCACAATGTCAGCCTGAATACCTTACGCAAGGCCAATGGCCTGAGCAGTGGCAGGAATCTCAGCGTGGGCCAGCGTCTGTATATACCCGATACCGGCGGGGTGAAGCAGCGCATAGAAGATCAGAGCGACGGCAACCGCCTCGTGACCCACAAGGTGCGCCGCGGCGACACGCTTTGGGATATCGCCCGCCGTTACAACGTCACGCCGCAGCGTCTCATGACCTGGAACAATTTGAACAAGCGTAGCGTCATTCGGCCGGGCGACAAGCTCAAGGTCTACGTCGAATAA